The Megalobrama amblycephala isolate DHTTF-2021 linkage group LG8, ASM1881202v1, whole genome shotgun sequence region aaataacaaaaactacgactttattcagcattgtcttctcttccgggtctgttgtcaatccgcgttcacgactccgcaatGACGCTgttgacgtgttatctggtgcgcccgagctttgtttacagtctgagggagacacacgctgtaaacaaaacaaccttcgcaaacatgtctaaggatttcgacacagaggaagacttgcatttttttgctcagccatatttatttgaacccGAATACACGGACGAAGAACTAAGAGCGATGGAAGAAGCTCCTAAACAGCAGCAACCGCTGTCACAAGCAGCATCACTGTGGAGTCATGAACatggattgacaacagacccggaagagaatacaatactgaataaagtcgtagtttttgttatttttggaccaaaatgtagtttcgatgcttcaacaaattctaactgaccctctgatgtcacatggactactttgatgatgtttttattacctttctggacattgacagtgtaccgtacatacattttcaatggagggacggaaagctctcggactaaatctaaaatatcttaaactgtgttccgaagatgaacgaaggtcttacgggtttggaacgacatgagggtgagtcattaatgacataattttcatttttgggtgaactaaccctttaagcatctTAGGCATCTACGAAAACATTTACAACAAAGCAGATCTTTCATTTTTCCTCCATTGTGTGAACTGACAAGCCACGTGACTTAATAGTTTGCTCAGATGATTGGCTGCTATTACAGCACAGAACTGTTCGGGCATATTTGATTTTACATATTCTAACCTTTTaagcaaattacatttttgttgttgttgttagaaTGCCTGGCAAAATCTCTGCATCACTCCATTAAAGATAAAGATAAAGTGAATATAAGATAAAGGGAAATTTGATAAACACTAGCAAATCTGTCCTGGTCCTCAGCTCGAAGCACCATTGCTGACCCGACAGGACAATCTTTTTAATGTCCTTAAAAGCTTTTCCTTACCACCGCTGTTAACTTAACTAGTATACATCGACTGTATTGTCCCTTGTGACTGAACTTGTGTATTTGTGTGACCGTGAGAGGGCTTCCAGATTGACCCAGGATCAATAGGACTTGGCGTGTGACCGTGTGAGTGTGCTTCTAGAGTAACCCAGGATCAATAGGGCTTGGCACACACTTGCATTTCCTCTCTTTGGCCAGTCTTAAACACACATCTCACCCAAGCACAGATTTACACTAACCTCTCAGTTTTAATTAAAGCGTGTGAGCTAATACAAGGCGAAGTGCATGAACACTCCTTTGTATTGGCTCTCTCGTGAATAATGGCTCAGCTGTCAGAGAGATTTCCTGAACATGTGTGCATGATTGACATGCAAGCTCTGGCTATAAAACAAACAGCGCAGAGCCTGTCACAAACCCCTCAGCACAATCTGTATGCAAAATCATTCCTTGAAAGCATGCAGAATTCAAACAATGCACTAAAGGAAATTCAACTGAaatcaaataacaaataattcaTTTGCAATGAATTATCATTGATCATTTATCATTTGTAAATCAAACGTGAAATGCAAcaaatttgaattaattaatcaaatttcACAGCGAAATGAATCCGGTGTTACTGCATGAGCTGTAGACTGTAGGAAAGTAAAAGATGCCCTTCTGATTTACCACTGCAGCAAATGTCCAAATCGGTTGCTTTTGTCAGCAGCAAGACAATTTGTCTGTATTGTTTTCATGCCTCAACCTTCATATCCGATCAGTGTAAAATCATGGATAGACAGAAAGGTCAAAAATGTACTCTACAGCTGTTCGGAATACTATTTCTGCAGTATAAAGTATGCATATTATGCTGTAGCCTATAAAGATTTACTACATTCATGGAATACACAGATCTACCAACACTAACACATTTGAGTATAACTGCATATACTGTAAACAATTCCACAATTTGACAAGTATAGTGTGCAGTATGCAGTAAACAGTACACTATTTTGAGATCTTCATTGTTTAGTTATTTCActggcaacaaaaaaaaaaaaaaaaatggtagcCTATACAAAGCTGTGAAATGCTGAGAATTAATACTTATGTCAATTCTCAAAAGaataacagaaaaataacaGCTTTACTTTATACTGTAACAAGGCATTTCAGTGTATTTACTTACAGAGTGTGTACTTAATTTGATGAAGACTTCTTGTCTTGACCGTTGATGAAAACTGAATATTGTCAATTTGGACGTCCTACATATCTGGGGAAATACACACATGGAGACAAAATTGgttatatagtttttaaaacGCATCAAATTTGGCCACTACAGCAACTGTGAGAGACAATAACAAAACACAGGGCACGTATTGTCTTGTAGAGTATAATGTATTTATACCATATGTTGTAAGGTAACTTAGTTAACAATTAACGGGTTTTACGGTCTAAAATGGATAACATTTTTAGAGTGCGGGTCATGGAAACACCATTCGTGACGCGTCCCCTTTAAACTGCCCACTCTGCGGATAAAGTGAGGAGTGGTAGCGCGGATGGGGCGCGCGTGTCTGTAATACAAGAGTCTCTTGGTATGCACAGCAACGATTGACTGCAGATTCCATTTAACGCTTTAACTAACCGACTAATGGCTTGTTGCGTGAACATAACGCAACAACTACTGAGACGTCGGCATGCGAGGTAGACGGACAGGTAGGAAGAGATTCGAGACGTCTGTCGCTGCAGACTTCTTATGTATAATGTTTTGCATCTGTTCCCATGTCAACATGACATCGTGACTGAATTTGCATTTGTCCTGTATTACAATCACTGTAAAAAGAGGTAAGGTGCAGCTGTTACATTTAGGATCATTTTTTACTAGATCTGAATCAACCTGAACTCAGATTGATTTAgtcaaatgaaagaaaaaatttGGCTTGAATAAAACTGTTAATATAGCAAGTTTAGGTTACAAGACAACACATTTTACAGTGATAGTGTCATCACTTGTCAGTTAGAGAAGATATCTTTGCTACAATATTAAGTTTTTATTAGATTGGTTCATGGGTCAGTGATGTACAATTCATTTTTAGGCTGGATGTATTAAATGTAGTATAAAATATGGTAAAAATGCAATTCACACAGACAATTACTACAATACACCTCTTCTATGAACATTCAGTTTCTAAATTAATAGTCATCTTGAGATTTTTATGgggcttaaagaaaaaaataattaaaataactgacCAGAGATTGTTAAAATGGAGGGTTATTAAGGCTGAAAATActgataaattattttatttgttaataacattggaaaaaaaatttaaaatttaatattttctaaTATTATGTGGAAAAACTTTTTCCAACTCAGTCAGTGGGGTGTAACAAACATGCATATAGCCATTTTGTTGTCATGTGacaaaaataaattcataacATTTTGTTCAGAGCAAATGGAATAACACTAAGAAAACttttcatacatttaaaaatcttttttgcaaatatatatatatatatatatatatatatatatatattataggtTTGAAGCATTTTAGTTAAATCACATATTCAAGAAAATTCTTATTATCTCAGACATATTTTGTCATTGACCCATTGGCAAATTCAGTAGTTTATCAAAGTGCGTTCCCATTAATTGAACACATTGCATGTCCAATTAATGGATGCTATCACTGCAAGACCAATACTTACTTAGAGGACAAGCCTAACCTGTGCCTATACTGCAAATGTTTCACATTCACCTCTACTGTCATTTGTTGCAACCTGTCTAGCAAAGACCGTGGCGACCTGCTTAATGCCTCCTTAAATGTGGAATGAAGAGACACCCCTTCCTTTGCATCATTTGCTTTTTTCCTGCACTTCCCTCCTTGTCCTTCTCAAACAACCTGCCGTGTGGAAGCTTTGGGGTAGACGAGGACACACCCGCATACTGTACCTCTctgcccctcctccctgcctgCCCCGTTATGCACAATACGCCGGTGTGCCGAGAGCTACGGCAGACAGTCGCAGTCAGGATTTAAAGAATCAGATGTGTTTGTCATTTTCATCGCGGTCACACAGATGCCGGATTGCTATCCTCACCTCGAGAAGGCTGTCGTGACTTCTGGGAACCTGAGGGGTGATTTAGAAGTTTATCTAAGCAGGTATAATGTCTCAGTTCTGATTATGTACTCTGGACATGAATGCTTTATTTGCTATTTGTAAGTGTATTTCATTATCTAAAGCTATACATcatgtatataatgtataatataatgtGAAGGGATCTCAAGagtaaaaagaaagagagaccACTAAGTCTTGTTTAGCCTAAAATGTATTTTCCTGCAGTTTAATATTTCATAGGCTGCTTCTGCTGAATATTTTAGAGCATGCTGGCACCGTTTGGGACAAGTAACATTCCATTGAAACCCGTCCAGCAAATATGTATGAAATGCATGCCATATGCGGTTCTTTGAACGTTCGGGTATTTCATGGAAAAGGAGGAGAAAGGGATGGGGAACACACGCTTGCACACGCTGAATGGATGCAGCATGGTAATGTAGGATGTGCATGCCTCATAGAGAAGGGCCTCTTTCACATGACTGCACTGCGAGAGATGCAGTTTTATGTCAATGGATATTTGTCCATTGCCGAACACCAGCCAGAACTGACAGGGCTTGACGAAGAGTTTCATTATATGGTGGTTTCTTTTAGAAGAGAAAGGAACTGATTTGCATGTGAATGCATAACTAAACATGCTGTTTTATAAATTGTGCTGTATTTTTAGATCTTCTTTTGCCTAAGCTTTGCTATTTTTTTATGCATGTGCGGTATCTCTCATAATTACTTTACTAGGGACATACTAGTATTATGATAAACATATATGTTAACATAAATAATGCGGAAGATTTACCCATTTCAAGAAACGTCATCGTTAACATTTTATCCCTTACTTCTCTTAGTTCTTTTTTCCTTTAGAGTGAAAGTAGGCAAGGTAGTAAACTTAAGTGTTTTTATAGATTTGGCCTTTTTTCTCAAAGTGTAAATATTTAAACGttatttgaaaattaaaatgatttagaattgtaatatttttaaacactgcCACATGACGCATTATCAGAAAGTGTATCACTTTACCTGTACTCACTCTACTTTTGTTGCAGAAAGCCTTTAGACCCTCTATAGACACAATATTAAAGATATCTGCATGTTGTCTTCAAACATCTTTTGTTGTCTTTCAGTCGACCCATCCAGTAGCACGCTGTGGCCCTTAGTGCTCTACGGTGTCAAGCCCCCTTCTGTGTGGATTCCCACCCTGCATTTTCCCACCCTGTGGTGCCCTGCCTCAGTGAAAAGTGCAGGCCTCACCCTCCTGCATTATGACTGTGGCCACGGGCGACCCCTCAGATGAGGCGGCAGCACACCCTGGTCTTCCTCAGGACTATGACCCCGGAACAGAGCAGGACTGCTGTGAGCGAGTGGTCATCAACATCTCGGGTCTGCGTTTCGAAACGCAGCTTAAGACCCTCTCGCAATTCCCCGAAACATTACTGGGGGACCCCAAGAAGCGCATGAGGTACTTTGACCCCCTAAGGAACGAGTATTTTTTTGATAGAAACCGCCCAAGCTTTGACGCCATCCTCTATTATTATCAATCGGGCGGAAGGTTGCGGCGACCCGTCAACGTCACTTTGGACGTGTTCTCGGAGGAGATCCGTTTTTACGAGCTCGGAGAAGAAGCGATTGAGATATTCAGGGAGGACGAGGGTTTTATCAAGGAGGAGGAGAGACCGTTGCCTGAAAATGAGTTTCAGAAGCAGGTCTGGTTGCTGTTCGAGTATCCAGAAAGTTCTGGGCCAGCCAGGATTATAGCTATAATATCAGTCATGGTCATCCTCATCTCCATTGTCAGCTTCTGCCTGGAAACCTTGCCCATCTTCCGCAGCGATGAGGAGGAGATGCACAAAGTCCCCACTAACGTCAACACCACAACCATTTACACATCCAACTACTTCACAGACCCTTTCTTTATTCTAGAGACGCTTTGCATCATCTGGTTCTCCTTCGAGTTCTTGGTGCGGTTCTTTGCCTGTCCTAGTAAAGCCAGCTTCTTTGTGAACATAATGAACATGATTGACGTGGTAGCCATCATTCCTTACTTCATTACGCTGGGAACGGAGCTGGCGGAGAAAGCAGAGGATGGGCAGCAAGGCCAACAAGCCATGtctcttgcaattctgagggtCATAAGACTCGTACGAGTCTTCAGAATCTTCAAACTTTCCCGCCACTCAAAGGGACTTCAGATTCTTGGCCAAACCCTCAAAGCCAGCATGAGAGAATTAGGTCTACTCATCTTCTTCCTCTTCATCGGAGTCATCCTCTTTTCTAGCGCCGTCTACTTCGCAGAGGCAGACGAACCCGAGTCGCAGTTCTATAGCATCCCGGATGCCTTCTGGTGGGCTGTGGTTTCAATGACAACCGTTGGTTATGGAGATATGGTGCCCACAACCATTGGAGGAAAAATCGTCGGATCCCTCTGTGCCATCGCTGGCGTCTTGACCATTGCCCTTCCCGTGCCCGTCATCGTCTCAAACTTCAACTACTTCTACCATCGAGAAACAGAAGGCGAAGAGCAGGCGCAGTATCTCCAGGTTAGCGTCCCCAAAGCTGATTCCCAAGAAGAGCTGAAGGGAAGTCGAAGTGGATCCACCATCAGCAAGTCCGACTACATTGAGATCCAAGAAGGCGTCAACAACAGCAATGAGGACTTTCAGGAAGAGAACCTCAAGACAGCCAATTGCACTTTAGCCAATACAAATTATGTTAATATCAAAAAAATGCTGACAGATGTGTAGTCATTTGTGGAGCAGGTCCAAACTGAACTTAAAAAGGACTAGTAAACCATGTTCGAAGGAGGATTGTGAGGTCAGAGAGCCTCAGTTATTGACATGAGATTTCCGATCTCCAATACCTCATTGATAGTCCAGGTCCGTCCACAATCCAAGTATTCACCAGTGTTCGCATGGAGTCATCTATATCATCCAACACCTTATCCGGAGCAGGAGCCAAGTATTTATACGGAACTgcggaacacaaataaacagcACATGAGTGTCAATATATTTCAGTCAACATCTTACTCTCAAAGCCAAGCTTCGCCAAAGAAATGTCATTTGTGTGCTTCATCTGCTGTTATAAAGGTTTGCCGTCACATTCAGTACATGTATACGATGCAAAGAATACTCACAGGAGTTTCATCCACTCTGCTGCTTGTTAACGAACACCAATATTCACCGATTCAAGACGGTTGTCTATTATTTTAGTGTTATTATAGTGATCAGCTGGGAATGTCATTGAAAACTGCTTGCTTCTGTGTCGATAGTTGTGTGTGGATCCAAAACACGTATGTATGGACAACACTTGTATCAACTCCTTCACGATTATCCTGCTGCAAAGCTTTTGAAGACAAGATGAATGTCTCTACATgccatattttgttatttatagtCTACTGTTGTTCAATGGCTTTTCCTTTTTTCATCTCATATCACCTTTCAACCATTTTTGCAGTTCTTCAGGATAAAGAGCATACAGAACATGTTAAATGATAAATAAGCAAAATAACACCCTAGTGCCACAGAAAAAATGCTTGATGTGTTGTGTAAGAGCATACTGTTCATTGTATATTCTGCGAGCTGCAGAGATAGTCCGAAATGTAGTTGATATTCAAATAACTTTGCCACTTAATGAGCCATATTGTAGTTCACACTTTAATGTCCCCAAGCACATTTGTAGCAATGATGTCAGATTATTTTTAATCACTGGCTTGTCTGTCATCTTGAAATCATTTTCAGGTGTTAGAAAAACCTTGATAGAGTGTGTTAGATGTTTTGTCTTTTCTTTTACCGGCTTTGATCAAGAAAAAAACACTGGTATTATAGTGTTGCATGGCCTCAAAATCAATCCTAATGGCATGGATTTTCAACTCAAGAGAAAGTGATATACAGAAACTAGTCAGCTAGATATTACGACAATATGTAACTTGCTctgtaaatatacatatatacatttatttttatctgtTTCATTGTGATCCAAAGGTGCTGTTTTCAGGTTTTGTTTTGCAAGCGAAACTATAAAAAGACACTCAGCATTGCATTTGGACGGACAGTGCAGCATTAGGGCATTGATTGCTGGGACATTGATTGTCTTAGTTTCAGGTGACCTTGAAATCTAGATTTACTTGGCTCTTGCAATGATGACTGTTTAATAGCTAACAGTGAATCAGCAGAGAGCTTTGGAAACTATGTAAGTCAATATCGTCTTCTTTTGATTGACCTTCTACAAAAGTTTTGGCTCCAGCCACAGTTGTTGCATCCCATCCTCTCATTAAACATATATTATCAAGTATAGCCATTATCAAGGCAGTATAGCCATTATATCGTATCAAGTATAGCCATTATTTCGAGCATCTTATTGTTTTCATGCtcatctttacacacaaaaatTGACTGTTTGTGGATGGTTTGATGATTTGACTATTATTTAACGTGGCACATGATTGCGTACCCTTAAGTTTCTCACCCACATCTATTCCATTATCTCACCTGGGCTGCAGGTGCCTTTGTCTTTGTttctctatttttatttttattttctagcAAACTTTATGTGCTGATGCTGCTAATTTAGAAGCAGATACTGCTTTCACAGCTGCTGCTAATTATgttatctttttttaattcagaatATAGACATCACTGCAACGCGCACAGTTCGGGTAGGTTTAACGAAATGTACGAACCTCAATGTCGCCATACGGTGCACAGCCAGTGCCTAAAATATGTACTAAACTTATGTTTGGATGctttaaagctgaagtgtgtattattattatttttttttaaatggtttctTTTGTCTTAGCTGCAAGTAATCCTGGTCACCCTTTGGTCCAAATTATCACTATTAACTAaatattaactacgacttttgcattaataaactcctaattactgcttattagtagttagtaaggtagttgttaagtttaggaaTTGGGTAGAAtttgggatgtagaatatggtcatgcagaataaggcattaatatatgctttataagtactaataaacagccaatatcctagtaatatgcatgctaataagcaactagttaatagtgagaattggacgcTAAAAAACTAAAGTGTTAACATAATCCCTTCATGGACTAATTTCCCACAAAACACTGTGGTGCTTTCAAATCCTTGCTTTGCTTAGGCAGCCCAACACCACAGCATTGGCTAAACCAATAGTGTGATATAAGGGTGAAACTATCTGTGTGTCTGAGCAATGGCAGATGAGGAGTGTTTGGAAGATCTGTtttgaaaataatcatttttgtaATTCTATATAGGAGAGCAGACATTACACACTTCAGCTCTAATACAGGCAAACAGCAGGTTTTCTATGCATGACATTGGACAGTATGCTGTTAGTGAATCAGATGTATCATCcaaatacatatacataaacatTGTCACTGtaactttatatttaatgtGTGGCCATAACATATATTGTGCTTTTGGTGCTAGACCTGACAGTATGAAATGTCAGGGCTATAACAGTACCTCTTTGAAGCCTTCTTTTTTCCTCGTTGGACAGGCACATCTGTGGAACACTGGAATACTGCAGTCATTGCTTTGCGTGCAGGTGCACTGGCTTCTCGCATTACTTTTGCATTGTGTTGATTTTCTAAATGTCATTTGAAAAGCTAAATGACAGCATTGAATGTCACAAAATCATATTTGTAAGCATCTTATAATCAGTCCATGCATTGCCACGGTTTAGAACGATGTGAATCAATTTATGCaatctatttttttgtcttcacaatgtttttgtttaaaaaaaatgtcaggaGGAGAGAGAAAAAGCTTGAAGGCCAAATTCAATCAAAACTGTATAACCATGAAACCACATTTCAATAAAGTTATATTGCTATTATTAATTCTATTAAGTTTATCACACTGATTTACACcagtaatttaattttatttggtttaaattaaatataaaattaaattaaatactaataacataattttaaatgaacattaaacattgcataaaataattaagtcaacatgaaacaatATTCACAACCCATATAAAACTTTAGTAATGCGATACATTTCCAGGTGACATAGTATTTTGGGGGGGTTTGCCTGATTATGAGTTTGCCAAAACAATGCTAATGCTTATGTTTGCCTAAATAGCTATTTGGCTATTGATTAATGTTATCCAACACTGTAAGCccaaataagttggcaaaactcaaaaaaaaaaaaaaaaaaaaaaaaatctgaggcaatcagttgcctcaaaatttttaagttaaaaaaaatcaaagtttaagtaagcagaactggcagattttaattttaactcataattttaattattcttaaCTTGAAAAGTTTGAGTAcactaattcatacatttaacttaaaattttcaTGTAACCTCaatgtgaacatttttattagtttaaacttagctagctaaaaaaaaatggcaacttgctaatttgctaacatgttaacaatagcatggtatagcacttgctgaatgagtgcagaaatataaagcatttaacataCTCAAACCAAGCCAcatgcaccacttgtcaccaCTCTCAAAAAACCCAccttaacagaaactcttctaaattagcataacaaaacattaatcactactaaatctcccacttaaaattaatcttgcaaaaaaacattatgtaacacttaattttagcatttactctccctttcgagtgtcatgggcaaagcatgctgggaaatagaaatcgcagcccagtttcagttaaacttaagtttgtctgaattaaaagaaataagtacataaaactcaaaacaatgaaacaattcagtttacttaaaatatatcagttctgtgaacttgaacaaaaaagaaagtgctaaatattcataaaatttgatttgactgaactaacttgtttaatttaagtttgtcctactcaaatcaattaaattattttgagcatttaCAGTGAATATATGTTGCAGAAAAGGAACATCGTTTTAGgggacttttttgtttttcctttgacCAATCATACACAATAAATCCAGGAACATTATTAGTAAATATTtagatttcatgttgacttaaaGGATAAAAAGGTTACTATTGTGAGATTGTGATAGGTTTAAAGTTACAGTGAAGTTGCAAGAACATGTGGTACCATGCTTTTGATTGCCTTTGGCCTTGAGTACATGAGTAGGCTGCTGTGATTGAGCCCTGCATCTGTCCATCCCATATTGTTGAGActgcaaagaaagaaagaaagtctctCCTATTGCTTAGTTATGCAATacagtgttttgtgtgtgagtgtgtttgggcATGTGTGTATATCTGTAAAGCTCTTCAGACCCTATAGCCTGTGCTCAACAGCCAGACAGAGGGAGTCTAGACTTATACAAACACCTCAATTGGCAGAGAGTTGAATGTAGTCTATTTCAACCCATTCTGGCTGTAAAGGACAAGCCCCAAGACACTGAACGTTTTACACTCCCCTTAGTGTGATCCAGTCTGTAATATTCACTCTGTAATGCAGCCATGTTTTTTAGGATGTAAgcactgaaaaacaaaatgtccTCAGTGTTACTGGATGTAAAAGATGCACTTTACAAGCACCACCAGTGGACAATCTATGGACCGAGACATGCATATAACCCTTCCAAATGATCAATACTGTCTTAAAGCAAATACAACAATGAAGATGATATATGAAACCCGAAAGCTGTGTCGCTTTGTTCCTTTCAATGGATCTCCACCATGTTGTCGTGCATTGTCTAAATGTCATAGAGTTGCTCAGAGCTACTGTTTGGCAGATAATTTTAGAAAAGGAAATAATGACAGCAATGCACCGTTTCGGCTTTTTGATGTCGATATTATTAGCTCATCCAGAGGAAAAGGTTGGTAGCTTCAAACCATTCAGGGAAAGTTGCCTGTTGGCATCTTTGATTTCTCTCCGCTTTAAGTGCTCAGCGTATAGTCCTCTGCACTTTCCAcagagatgagggtttgctaaAAATAGCCATTTCTTTGGGAGCAAAATAGATGGGGAACTGTATGCGTGTCTAATAGGAGGATATAGACAAGGCTGGTGTA contains the following coding sequences:
- the LOC125273543 gene encoding potassium voltage-gated channel subfamily A member 2, whose product is MTVATGDPSDEAAAHPGLPQDYDPGTEQDCCERVVINISGLRFETQLKTLSQFPETLLGDPKKRMRYFDPLRNEYFFDRNRPSFDAILYYYQSGGRLRRPVNVTLDVFSEEIRFYELGEEAIEIFREDEGFIKEEERPLPENEFQKQVWLLFEYPESSGPARIIAIISVMVILISIVSFCLETLPIFRSDEEEMHKVPTNVNTTTIYTSNYFTDPFFILETLCIIWFSFEFLVRFFACPSKASFFVNIMNMIDVVAIIPYFITLGTELAEKAEDGQQGQQAMSLAILRVIRLVRVFRIFKLSRHSKGLQILGQTLKASMRELGLLIFFLFIGVILFSSAVYFAEADEPESQFYSIPDAFWWAVVSMTTVGYGDMVPTTIGGKIVGSLCAIAGVLTIALPVPVIVSNFNYFYHRETEGEEQAQYLQVSVPKADSQEELKGSRSGSTISKSDYIEIQEGVNNSNEDFQEENLKTANCTLANTNYVNIKKMLTDV